A window of Zingiber officinale cultivar Zhangliang chromosome 5A, Zo_v1.1, whole genome shotgun sequence contains these coding sequences:
- the LOC121983276 gene encoding WRKY transcription factor 71-like → MSGDQDHRELYNFFFQDEFSPLFPQKPAAGSAGADAYGHHSPAAPPTTTFLSITDLLRSSMVDYAAVDKAFGLSSSSSSQVPVAAATVGSELMLDVNSLSTGNPPVTPNSSNCSSSTEAAGDEDALRRCKEEQPKQEEEVQRPEEAVADHKVGDMSKEVNDKPKKKGEKRAREPRVAFVTKSEIDHLEDGYRWRKYGQKAVKNSPYPRSYYRCTSQKCPVKKRVERCYQNPMIVITTYEGKHTHHCPITLRGSTHLFPPPPAMSASFCHNLMMQQAVQRLNSSAGDNKFGQRGNFIDPNVFLQNLPPSLQQLQFQDYGLLQDVVSSMVNERQLP, encoded by the exons ATGTCGGGGGATCAGGATCACAGGGAGCTCTACAATTTCTTTTTCCAAGATGAATTCTCGCCGCTCTTCCCCCAGAAGCCGGCGGCCGGAAGTGCAGGTGCAGATGCCTACGGCCACCATTCCCCGGCGGCGCCACCGACGACGACGTTCTTGAGCATCACCGACTTGTTACGGAGCTCGATGGTCGACTACGCGGCGGTGGATAAGGCTTTTGGATTATCGTCGTCGTCCTCTTCGCAAGTGCCGGTGGCGGCGGCGACGGTCGGTTCTGAGCTGATGCTGGATGTTAATAGTTTGAGTACTGGAAATCCTCCGGTCACGCCTAACTCTTCGAATTGTTCGTCGTCTACTGAGGCCGCCGGGGACGAGGACGCGCTCCGACGGTGCAAGGAGGAGCAGCCGAAGCAGGAAGAGGAGGTGCAACGGCCTGAGGAGGCTGTGGCTGATCATAAAGTGGGCGATATGTCTAAGGAAGT GAATGATAAACCGAAGAAGAAGGGAGAGAAGCGAGCAAGAGAACCTCGCGTTGCTTTCGTCACTAAAAGCGAAATCGATCATCTTGAAGACGGCTATCGATGGAGGAAGTATGGTCAGAAAGCTGTCAAGAACAGCCCTTATCCAAG GAGCTACTACCGTTGCACGTCGCAGAAATGCCCGGTAAAGAAGAGGGTGGAGAGATGCTACCAAAATCCAATGATTGTGATAACCACCTACGAGGGAAAGCATACTCATCACTGCCCCATAACCCTAAGGGGGAGCACACACCTGTTCCCGCCGCCGCCGGCCATGTCTGCGAGCTTCTGCCACAATCTCATGATGCAGCAAGCTGTGCAACGACTGAACAGCAGCGCCGGCGATAACAAATTCGGACAGCGAGGGAACTTCATTGACCCTAATGTGTTTCTGCAGAACCTGCCGCCATCCCTCCAGCAGCTGCAGTTTCAGGACTATGGTCTCTTGCAAGACGTGGTTTCTTCCATGGTGAATGAGAGGCAATTAccatga